In Actinomycetota bacterium, a single genomic region encodes these proteins:
- a CDS encoding potassium channel family protein encodes MSAVGVVELLAVVAGLALVLVTAADAVSTLVTTRRRRGRGWPTQVFYRRTWRAWVALGQRVEPELREGFLAVYGPLSLLGLLVTWVVLLVMGWGAVWWGLRSAVTGVDGYLDAVYFAGVGFFTVGFGDLVPTGGLARLLVLLEAFMGLVTMALVIGYLPTLYGAYSRREVQLLSLDDMSDEATTPIGFLEACYASGGGQAVAAAFTDWERWCDEVFDSHTAYPMLALFRSRQPGQNWLTALGVVLDAATICLAAVDSPRVGPAARLWRRSSRLLQSLQGMASARLRLAEPDGAATEEAPFREAYERLRGLGVPLHPYERAWAEFRRLREAYAPGLLTATRLLLVPLEFRHQTARLDITRSG; translated from the coding sequence TTGAGTGCCGTCGGTGTCGTCGAGCTCCTGGCCGTGGTCGCCGGGCTGGCGCTGGTGCTCGTCACCGCCGCCGACGCCGTCAGCACCCTGGTCACGACCCGGCGCCGGCGCGGCCGGGGCTGGCCGACCCAGGTCTTCTACCGGCGGACCTGGCGCGCCTGGGTCGCGTTGGGGCAGCGGGTCGAGCCGGAGCTGCGCGAGGGGTTCCTGGCCGTCTACGGGCCGTTGTCGCTGCTCGGCCTGCTCGTGACCTGGGTGGTGCTGCTCGTCATGGGCTGGGGCGCGGTGTGGTGGGGGCTGCGCTCGGCCGTCACCGGTGTCGACGGCTACCTCGACGCCGTCTACTTCGCCGGCGTCGGGTTCTTCACCGTCGGCTTCGGCGACCTCGTGCCCACCGGTGGCCTGGCCCGCCTGCTGGTCCTGCTGGAGGCGTTCATGGGGCTGGTCACCATGGCCCTGGTCATCGGCTACCTGCCCACCCTGTACGGCGCCTACAGCCGCCGGGAGGTCCAGCTCCTCTCCCTGGACGACATGTCGGACGAGGCCACCACGCCGATCGGGTTCCTGGAGGCCTGCTACGCCAGCGGCGGCGGCCAGGCGGTGGCGGCGGCGTTCACCGATTGGGAGCGGTGGTGCGACGAGGTGTTCGACAGCCACACCGCCTACCCGATGCTGGCCCTGTTCCGCTCCCGGCAGCCGGGCCAGAACTGGCTGACGGCGCTCGGGGTGGTGCTCGACGCCGCCACCATCTGCCTGGCCGCGGTCGACAGCCCCCGGGTCGGGCCGGCGGCGCGGCTGTGGCGGCGGTCGTCGAGGCTGCTGCAGAGCCTCCAGGGGATGGCCTCGGCCCGGCTCCGGCTGGCCGAGCCGGACGGCGCGGCCACCGAGGAGGCGCCGTTCCGGGAGGCCTACGAGCGCCTGCGCGGGCTCGGGGTGCCGCTTCATCCCTACGAGCGGGCCTGGGCGGAGTTCCGCCGGCTGCGGGAGGCGTATGCCCCCGGGCTGCTGACGGCGACCAGGCTGCTGCTGGTGCCGCTGGAGTTCCGGCACCAGACGGCCCGGCTGGACATCACCCGCTCAGGCTGA
- a CDS encoding DUF1835 domain-containing protein yields MTPLHVTNGDIVADHLRRAGLAADALAWADVLHEGPVPAGLDDAGLRRVRAEFLAGADGVDAEAVRRRFEDRDRALAAGRDGGYLLWFEADLYDQLQLAQILAMLRDTGVPPDRVRLVCIGEYPGIAHFGGLGELEPGQFPGLLETAAALTDGALDLGAAAWAALRAADPGGLAAIAASRSPELRFLGEAFDRLGREYPSTRDGLSLTERRLLAAMHDGSEPSAGAVFARLGEREARPFLADLFCFRILARLAGGRVPLVELDPPAGEVAAATRLRLTAAGGRVLRGEADHVALNGIDRWVGGVHLHGQEARWRWDEGTESVTRAAA; encoded by the coding sequence ATGACCCCGCTGCACGTGACCAACGGCGACATCGTCGCCGACCACCTGCGCCGCGCCGGGCTGGCTGCGGACGCGCTGGCCTGGGCCGACGTCCTGCACGAGGGGCCGGTCCCGGCCGGGCTCGACGACGCCGGGCTGCGCCGGGTCCGGGCCGAGTTCCTCGCCGGGGCGGACGGCGTCGACGCCGAGGCGGTGCGGCGCCGGTTCGAGGACCGCGACCGCGCCCTGGCCGCCGGCCGCGACGGCGGGTACCTGCTCTGGTTCGAGGCCGACCTGTACGACCAGCTCCAGCTCGCCCAGATCCTGGCCATGCTCCGCGACACCGGGGTGCCGCCGGACCGGGTCAGGCTGGTCTGCATCGGCGAGTACCCCGGCATCGCCCACTTCGGCGGGCTGGGCGAGCTCGAGCCCGGCCAGTTCCCCGGCCTGCTGGAGACCGCCGCCGCGCTGACCGACGGGGCCCTCGACCTGGGCGCCGCCGCCTGGGCGGCGCTGCGGGCGGCCGACCCCGGCGGGCTGGCCGCGATCGCGGCCAGCCGCTCGCCCGAGCTGCGCTTCCTCGGCGAGGCCTTCGACCGGCTCGGCCGCGAGTACCCCTCGACCCGCGATGGCCTCTCCCTGACCGAGCGGCGCCTCCTGGCCGCCATGCACGACGGGAGCGAGCCGAGCGCCGGGGCGGTGTTCGCCCGGCTGGGGGAGCGGGAGGCACGGCCGTTCCTGGCCGACCTGTTCTGCTTCCGGATCCTGGCCCGGCTGGCCGGGGGCCGGGTGCCGCTGGTCGAGCTCGACCCGCCGGCCGGGGAGGTGGCCGCCGCCACCCGCCTGCGCCTCACCGCGGCCGGTGGGCGGGTGCTGCGGGGCGAGGCCGACCACGTGGCCCTCAACGGCATCGACCGCTGGGTCGGAGGCGTCCACCTCCACGGGCAGGAGGCCCGCTGGCGCTGGGACGAGGGCACCGAGTCAGTCACCCGCGCGGCCGCCTGA
- a CDS encoding WhiB family transcriptional regulator, which produces MTSAFSSSWPASRNEFWSWQVRGACRTAGPALFYSPEGERGSRKRRRESAAKAICATCDVAEVCAAYALAWREPYGTWGGLSEADRETRYPELDPAQASIAYRDALAAWYRRAELAGDPLDAPAVSLSG; this is translated from the coding sequence GTGACTTCCGCCTTCTCGTCCAGCTGGCCCGCCAGCCGCAACGAGTTCTGGTCCTGGCAGGTCAGGGGCGCCTGCCGGACGGCCGGGCCCGCGTTGTTCTACTCGCCCGAGGGCGAGCGTGGCTCCCGCAAACGGCGCCGCGAGAGCGCCGCCAAGGCGATCTGCGCCACCTGCGACGTGGCCGAGGTCTGCGCCGCCTACGCGCTCGCCTGGCGGGAGCCGTACGGCACCTGGGGCGGGCTGTCCGAGGCCGACCGGGAGACCCGCTACCCGGAGCTGGACCCGGCCCAGGCCAGCATCGCCTACCGCGACGCCCTGGCCGCCTGGTACCGCCGCGCCGAACTGGCCGGCGACCCGCTGGACGCCCCGGCGGTCAGCCTGAGCGGGTGA
- a CDS encoding aminoglycoside adenylyltransferase domain-containing protein: MEPAGQVEACGRAAAGLLRRLLGDELVAAYLIGSGALGGVAAQSDVDVVAVCATDPPDERRQAVAAGLGELAMTWPLRGLELVLYARAAVATPARRPRFAVNLNAGPRMPFHVSFDPADEPAHWFLLDLAILRAHGRTLTGPPPAELVGPIPRRWQLEAVRESLAWHQANEPALEQSVLNACRGWRYATEDVWSSKQEAAAWALTRASDPATVTTALAIRHGDPSHPLDPARVRAFQHQVLEAVERARSRCGPAGR; encoded by the coding sequence ATGGAGCCGGCCGGCCAGGTCGAGGCGTGCGGCCGGGCCGCCGCCGGGCTGCTGCGGCGCCTGCTCGGCGACGAGCTGGTGGCCGCCTACCTGATCGGGTCGGGGGCCCTTGGCGGGGTCGCGGCCCAGAGCGACGTCGACGTCGTGGCCGTCTGCGCCACCGACCCGCCGGACGAGCGCCGCCAGGCCGTGGCCGCCGGCCTGGGCGAGCTGGCCATGACCTGGCCGCTGCGGGGCCTGGAGCTCGTGCTCTACGCCCGGGCCGCGGTCGCCACCCCGGCCCGGCGGCCACGGTTCGCGGTCAACCTCAACGCCGGGCCCCGCATGCCCTTCCACGTCTCGTTCGACCCGGCGGACGAGCCCGCCCACTGGTTCCTGCTCGACCTGGCCATCCTCCGGGCCCATGGCCGCACCCTGACCGGCCCCCCGCCCGCCGAGCTGGTCGGCCCCATCCCCCGCCGCTGGCAGCTGGAGGCGGTCCGCGAATCCCTGGCCTGGCACCAGGCCAACGAGCCGGCCCTGGAGCAGTCGGTCCTCAACGCCTGCCGCGGCTGGCGCTACGCCACAGAGGACGTCTGGTCCTCCAAGCAGGAGGCCGCCGCCTGGGCCCTGACCCGCGCCAGCGACCCGGCGACCGTCACCACCGCCCTGGCCATCCGCCACGGCGACCCCTCCCACCCCCTCGACCCCGCCCGCGTCCGCGCCTTCCAGCATCAGGTCCTGGAGGCGGTGGAGCGGGCGCGGTCCCGCTGCGGCCCGGCCGGCCGTTAG